The following DNA comes from Erythrolamprus reginae isolate rEryReg1 chromosome 8, rEryReg1.hap1, whole genome shotgun sequence.
gagtcaaccttgagccggtgatgagatttgaactgctgaccttcagatctacaagtcagcttcagtgacctgcagtacagcactctacctgctgcgccaccccgcataaaagcaaacaaaaattGTTCATTTGAATCTCCCTtccgccttctttctctgcctcatTCAtgctcattcccatctccttccttccttctttcctacctccctttgcctccttccctctctctttcccttctccctccttcctttcttccctccctcttccctttgttcctccctctccctccctcccactttttcCTCTGATTCCCCTCTCAGCTGCATACATATGGGGGCAGGGCAGGAGGTGGGAGGGGCTGGCCTCTCACCATCTCTAGGAcaaccccatgggccagatctaaccacatTGAGTTTGACATGTCTGTCTTCAGGCAAAGACTGAGCAGCCATCAGTCAGAGAAGCTTTAACTGGGATTCCTGCAgaaaagagggttggactagatagtcTCAGGGTGTCCTTCAAATTTATAAGGGTAACATTCCACAATGCTAATCACAAAACTATACGTGcaggattttatttaaaaatgcagaACAGCTTTTTAAAATGAGCTATGTTGAATATGAACATGTATCTGTCATAGTATCTACTCTTTGGAGCATTATCCTCTGAGCAGTTAGATTGGTCAAATCTGTCTAACTTTTCTGGCATATTTAggttgaggtggttcccctccttctcctttggACTCCTTCTACAAAGTAAATCAGAGTGGTGGATGCATATTGGAACCCCttacctgccacggctgcagctTTGGAGACCCAAatgtcttttctccctccttccttctcctccttgatCTGGAGGAATAGGCATCATTCAAGgcctgggccagagtcttcatgatGCTGTAATGATGGTAGTCATTTAGGAtccttcttctgttccttttcTCCTGGGTCTCCAGAGgagctttctgggtgcatcttctgcggcctttgacagaaaatatatgctttgaaagagaacagtgaAAATAATGGTCTTCAAACTGATTTTCCACAAAAAAATGGGTATCAAAGGCAGAATCGTTTGGGCTTTCTTttccaaaaagaccaaatttccAAATACTATGGATGTATTTAAAAAGTCTGTGCTTTTTTATTGAGTACTCTATAAaatttgtgaggatccagactttccccTTAATAGGTCCTGGCAAACGCATAagtgttaaatggaaaggaagaattctgtcccaggTGGAAACaaattccatgaagtgaacaaagacattgacttgtgtcCACTTAGAGAGCGAATCCCTGAGGTATTCTGTATATCCTGTTGTTAAGAAGCGCTGTGATATAATCACACAAATTCCACTCCTGACAAGCATAGGAGTAAAattcctcatgaaattctctccattctctgtgtctgaaacaaagagaccaatcaaggtccatctgaaatggagcaGAAGTTGGACAATTGCTGGGTACTGGAATCCTTCTTTGGGAAGCAAGTGGTGGAAAAATGGGAACTGACGTTTATCACTTAGAGCTTCTGAAACAAAGTTATCTCTGATCTAAAAAAGCAATGTGGAATGTTGTTATATAGGGGTCAGATCAAGCCCAAAATACTAGCTTTaaattaattcaacttcattctttgttttttaaactgCTCCCTGTTTTGTCCattgatattgttgtggttagctctgtcccagctcctgccccaaggactgtggatgtgggggagacatccacatgctgcaggcctgttttgcccccgatggaatctgctgatgaaggctcctctaaccaagaagagtgtggcagacagctcagaaggagatcaattatctagctcctccttggattcagaacaagagttaatgatacagccatgcgtgtggagagcgatgcataggcaacaacaactgagagattattatcaaagaaaatgaggccacctgtggttgggggggctgtggtaattagtgaggctgctataaatagcagcctgtgggtttggccattgtggaggattatctgatcgttgtgtttcgtgactgctttactgactttgactttttgtgtgctgatttttccctgctttgaaactaaaccagagccaagtgtgtttcactttgtgaaagaagaaggactgtgaattgcctcacagctgcaagctaagtatcacagaactgataagggacttgtataaattaccagtttgtttggagacgagtgctctttgctataccaaaagagggcttagtttatttgaatttaagtgaattttcattataaagaacattgttttgaattttcaaacccgtgtgtgtgtctgaaattgtatctgtgcatttttgggaggattctaccagagagctcgacagaacagatatgGATTTGGACATAGTATCTAAATGCCTGTGAAAATATTGGATATCACTGCCAGTTTGGCAAGCAGCACCAAATTTCTGCTattagttctaaagaaccagtccaaactagcaggaacccaccactgctctttTGCTTACAAGTGGAATATGTGTGTGATATTTTtacttaattaatttaaaattaatttatttaattaatttaaaattaatttatttaattaatttaaaattaatttatttaattaatttaaaattaatttattttaagatgtatctattttactgtttttagatttttccccccaaataaaacGGGGATTTGTAAGCCAAAGCGAAACTTGTGTCTGTAGCtgggggatagaaacatagaagattgatggcagaaaaagacctcatggttcatctagtctgcccttatactatttcctgtattttatttaagctgttctgttcgggtcgtatgtgacccgaagccaagtttgagtccctgtaaaaaattttccctgcatatctgaaacttgaaatttcatgtagtttcatcatttcaggggttctctctatgagaatttttttgggggggtgggggcttagtttttgctgggcaaaaaaagttacaaatcttatgttcctgggtcaccctgacccggaccgaaaactcttcatttgcagtgcttatgtttggtctttttgaaagcttttttcacttggaaagtagtctgaacatttctgcacacaatgatatgaaaattgaaatgaaaaaagtaaatcttattggtttattttgcggatataatgcacgccccccccccgtttttgtgaaaaaaatttcaatttatggatagttttgcttgcaaaatgcattctattttactaaagttggtgtgggattggtagcttgaacatttctgaatataagaaaaatataaaggaactgaaaaaaatgattcttattggttttttaacatcagaaataaggcctcccccccccttggctgcttgcaaccattttcactttttatttttttatgctccaaatccgaaatattctttaaaatcttaggcattcatttactcaatttaacaatgctgatcatcaaaaaatatttttggggtggtggctaattgttttctgggcaaaaaaaatcataaattcgaatctgtttctgttcgtatgtgaccggaccaaaaatattttttttaggtacttgaatttgatctttttgaaaactttttcaactggaaaactagtttgaacatttatgaacataatgatatgaaaattgaactggaaaaattgagacttatatttttattttgatcaaaaagcccctccccccatccttttttaatttcgtgtcaatttctattttttaaggctacaaatccctaaggaattttcccccaaaaggtttgatatactaaattgaacatttctgaatataagaaaaatataaatgaactgaaaaaaatggtccttattggtttatttttgccacaaaagggccaccccccctcggccttgctgtgtgccattattgtcactgtttatacatatttgtctagaaatatttggaatatccttttgaaaatcaaccacattgtagccagagaactaattttatgaaacaaatccattttactaaaaaaaagtatgtaagtttgaaattaacagcataatttttatataaattgaaataattgaggcataatttatgtgcaaaataaaccaatatgcatcaatttttccagttcaattttcatatcattatgttcagaaatgtccaagctaccaatcccacaccaactttagtaaaatagaatgtattttgctagcaaaactatccataaagtgaagactatttaaaaaaaacgggggggggcgtgcatttcatcaacaaaataaaccaatatgcatcaatttttccagttcaattttcatatcattatgttcagaaatgttcaagctaccaatcccataccaactttagtaaaatagaatgcattttgcaagcaaaactatccataaattgaaaaaaaattcacaaaaacagggggggcgtgcattatatccgcaaaataaaccaataagatttacttttttcatttcaattttcatatcattgtgtgcagaaatgttcagactactttccaagtgaaaaaagctttcaaaaagaccaaacataagcactgcaaatgaagagttttcggtccgggtcagggtgacccgggaacataagatttgttacttttcttaaacagaacaggagggttaaggatggatatatgtttatcccaagcatgtttaaattcagttaaattcagttaccaaccatgtctgctggatgtttgttccaagcatctactattctttcaataaaataatattttctcacgttgcttctgatctttcccccaactaaattcagattgtgtccccttcttcttttgttcactttcctattaaaaacacttccgtcctgaaccttatttaaccctttagcataattaaatgtttcgatcatgacctccccctttctcttatatgtcctccagactatacagattgaattaatgaagtctttactgatacgttttatgcttaagaccttccaccattcttgtagcccgtctttggacccattcaattttatcaatatctgttAGTATGTGTGGTCTCCACAGTATTCCAAAAGtggtcaccagcgctctataaagcggaatcacaatctcccttttcctgcttgttatatctctagctatgcaaccaagcattctacttgctttccctaccgcctgaccacactgttcacccattttgagactgtcagaaatcactacccctaaatccttctcttctgaagtttttactaacacagaactgccaatgcaatactcagattgaggattccttttccacaagtgcattattttacatttggaaacattaaactgcagtttccattgctttgaccatttatctagtaaaactaattcatttaccatattacagacgcctccaggaatatcaaccctattgcacaatttagagtcattggcaaataggcaaaccttccctaccaaacctttccctatgtcactcacaaagacattaaaaagaataggacccagaacagacccttgtggcacaccacttgtaaccaggctctgctcagaatactcgtcattaacaacaaccctcacCAACCCtctatgcttcagccaactgcaaatccacaaGAAATATTATTGTCCTTCGTCCTTAAAGACTTGAGAGTCCCAAATGGTTTATTTGAGGGTCCTGAGCATCCTGACTTAAAAgttgtctatttttcttcacaaGTGGAACAGATATAAGAGGGGGCCCTAAAGTCCTCAGTCCTAGTGTCTGTATCCAAAGACCTCTTGTTATTTCATATAAACAAGGGCTCAGTAACAAAATAACAGACCTCCTGGCACTCTTTACCCAAGGTAAAGGAGAGAAGGACATCAGGGTGATGTCCTCAGGGACAGCTGCTCCCACCAGCCAGCACCCTCAGCTCTGTTTTCTCTTCGGGTCAGATCCCAAACAGTTCAAGTGTTCTCTTGCATCCCCTCCACTGTCGGTCCCTCTCACTGACCAACTATCGTGGTTTAGTACTGGAAACCCCTTGCTGCACATCCCTGGCTCACCCTGAATGTCTTGGTCTCTTTTCTTCAGCTGTCAATGATAGATCTTTTAGTCCTTGTCCTGCATCACACTCTCCTGGGCATTGGCTGCTCCCACCAGCCAGTGTCCCTGGCCTTGTCTGTTAGCCAAGGCACAACCCATCTGTCgctctcctccaccttggcaCTGACTGCTCTCACCCATCGGCGTATTTTGTTGCTCTGCCTTTtgtatgagacagaaggaggcgaaacagataatatatgctgctaaagcctcaaaagaggaagaaatagcaaaatctgtaaagaagggggataaaaccttcttcagatatattagtgataggaagaagaaaaactgcagcatcacaaagcttagtaccgggaataatacatacattgatgggaataaggagatcgctgaccatttcaatagctacttctgttcagttttctcaaaagacaccttacaaaataataataatactatagagggatatatcattgcttccagctgtacggattcagctccagtgatcttagaagccgatgtcttagaagaacttgaaagattaaagataaataaggcaatgggtccagatggcatccaccccagagttcttaaagaactcagatctgtcattgctacccccctgactgatttgtttaacaaatccctgttaacaggagatgttcctgaggattggagaatggccagtgttgtgcctatccacaagaagggcagtagagaagaagctggtaactacaggccagttagcttgacatcagttgtagttaaaatgatggagactctactcaaaaagatgaTAAATCAGCatcctaaaaacaataacttattggacccaaatcagcatggctttactgaaggcaaatcgtgtcagactaatctcattgagttctttgactatgtcacaaaggtgttggatcaaggtggtgccgtggatattgcctatctggacttcagcaaagcctttgatacggttccacataaagagctgatagataaattagtgaagattggacttaatccctggatagttcagtggatttcaagctggctgaagcatagacatcagagagttattgttaatggcgagtattctgagcagagtcaggttacaagcggtgtgccacaagggtctgttctgggtcctattctttttaatatgtttgtgagtgacataggggaaggtttggtagggaaggtttgcctatttgccgatgactctaaagtgtgcaatagggttgatattcctggaggggtctgtaatatggtaaatgatttagcgttactagataaatggtcaaagcaatggaaactgcagtttaatgtttccaaatgtaaaataatgcacttggggaaaaggaatcctaaatctgagtattgcattggcagttctgtgttagcaaaaacttcagaagagaaggatttaggggtagtgatttctgacagtctcaaaatgggtgaacagtgtggtcgggcggtaggaaaggcaagtaggatgcttggctgcatagctaggggtataacaagcaggaagagggagattgtgatccccttatatagagcgctggtgagaccacatttggagtactgtgttcagttctggagacctcacctacaaaaagatattgacaaaattgaacgggtccaaagacgggctacaagaatggtggaaggtcttaagtataaaacgtatcaggaaagactgaatgaactcaatctgtatagtctggaggacagaaggaaaaggggggacatgatcgaaacatgtaaatatgttaaagggttaaatagggttcaggagggaagtgtttttaacaggaaagtgaacacaagaacaaggggacacaatctgaagttagttgggggaaagatcaaaggcaacatgagaaaatattattttactgaaagagtagtagatccttggaacaaacttccagaagacgtggttgggaaatccacagtaactgaatttaaacatgcctgggataaacatatataaatacaggaaatagtgaaagggcagactagatggaccaagaggtctttttcttccgtcagtcttctatgtttctatgtttctatgtttctatttctctgggtcccatcaactaaacaatgtcgtttggtgggacccaggggaagagccttctctgtggcagccccggccctctggaaccaactccccccagagattagaattgcccccacccccttgcctttcgtaagcttcttaaaacccacttgtgccgtcaggcatgggggaactgagatattctttccccctaggcctttacaattttatgcatggtatgtttgtatgtatgtttggttttataataagggttttttagttgttttagtattggattgttacatgccggttttattattgttgttagctgagtctgcggagagggacggcatacaaatcaaataaataaataaaaaataataaacaaacaaacaaacaaataaaaagttgGCCGAACACAGTTTGCTAGTGAtagaggaatggggggggggtgagtgAAAGAGAaatatgccaccacacattcctttctgcagatgcATAGTAaacgaacacaggaaggaatcaggaatcctgcataggattggtcctcatgactgcacttgtgcatgtggggatgtgatatggggttttgacccagatgtaatctaagggactcagagttggaatgatccaAGTGAAATCCAGACTTGGCTGTTAATAAACCGTACACTGAGAATCACAGGTGtggaaatgatttatttctcagaatgctatttggttcgctaagTTAGTACGTATGGTTTTTCATATAGTAGTTTTTGtattgtagattttattgatgtttttattgctctatctatctgtattatatttataactaCTGTTAGCCATTCAGAATCCATTtaggagtgagcagcatataaatgcaacaaataaataaatttctttcttttttttcaaaattcgtCTTTTTCCTCTtatatattattttcataaatcTGCACTCAATTCCTCCTAGTCTCTTCTCCTTATTATCCCtcctatttttaaattgtttcctcTGACACTAATGCTCCCctcttgattttttttgtgtCACTGTAAATCCTTTATCGCTTttcttcaattttctttcatttttcttatcaATGTAGATCCTAATGCAATCATCAATCTGTTTTGtcttttctgttctctttttATCTGGTTTCCATTTTCTTCATTTCCATTTCCCATCATTGTATATTCTTGATATTTTAATAGTCCAATTTTATTTCTACTTCCCTTTCAACTCTGGCTTCTAAAAACTGTTTTTTATGTCTTCATAAAAGTATTTTATCATTTCAATCAATTCTTTATAGATACTCACTTCCATGTTGTCAAATTCACAATTCACAAAGTAAATTTAAGTCCATATAATCCCTTTGTATTcccatccaatccaatccaaaattATCTTATCTTCTTCCCCCAAAACAGTACACCATCAAGCAAAATAGCAAATTATGCAACGCTTTAAAATTATTTCAGATGTCTAGTTATCTCACAAGCATGGTCAGTCTCCAAAAATTTCCACAATTATTGCCATACTTTTTTAAATTCAGCAGCTCCCAAAACAGCTTCCCAAAACAGCTCTTTTTTATAAGAAACTCCATATTTTAAATCCACTTGTAACttataaatattttcttcaaacccttattcttattctttttcagTCTCTTTAACTCTCACCAAATCCAATTGTAAATATATTCTTAAGTTTGGGCTTTTAAACTTGTTTCTTAAATAtctctatggtatttccaattCCTAGATAGCCAGTCATTCCATTTTGAAGCCTCTTTTAGTTCCTtttaagttttcttctttaacatTAAATCAGCCAAACACCCAACTCAGTTCTTCTTCACCTCTCTCCAGCacaaatacttagatcttgtcacCCAGGCAATCCACGATCTCACCATTCAATCAATTTGATTGTAGCCAACCCAGCTATGGAGACAGAGTCATTCCTTCAGCTGTTGGCCAAGAAGCTGGTGCTGGCTCTCTGGGAAAGGGTTGCAAGCCCCCCTGAGAGCCCTGACTGAGGTGCCTCTCTTCTACACTGCCCCTTCAGGGCAGATGTGACCTGGTTCCAGTTCAGTTTCCAGGTCTCTTAAGAGCTGGGGTTTGGGGTTTCCATATCACTGGGAGATTGGCTATGCCTCCTCTCCCATCCTGGGACATTGTTGCTCTTCAGGTCTTTTATGATGAATTTGAATATGAAcataatagaataaaaaatagttaCCATGCTTGCTAATATGGAGGATAACACCTCCTGAATTCTGTGGAGAATAtattgcatctattgctcatcCCCCACCCCCTCCCACTCACTTTACCAGAAAGAGAAAACCACATACAAACCTGTGGGATTTTGAAAAGTGCTGCTAATGTTGATGcctggatggagatttccctgTCAGCTGCATCAAGAAAAGCCAGAAGgttctctttccttccacagctgtagttggggacattgacTTCTCCAGTGGACAGCATGtctagcaaggcatctgaagtgcttAAAGTGTtcaaatagttgtcatggatgttgtagcccAGTGTAAAGTTCTGCAAGAGCTGGGAATGCTTGTTGACCATTTGAATGGCAAAAATGAATTGTAGGGTGTATCTCAAACCATCAAAAAACATactatagaaaaacaatataaaatcttcatgtctaCTATagcagaaagattttttttaaatctaaataaaattatacatattgatcaaaatggattcttaTCAATATGGCACATTAGAACTAACACAAGAACAATACTCAGGAAATTAGACAGGTCCTGTACTACAAAAGTAAGTGgaataaaaagaaagggagagttaGAACTGCAAATGGAGGGGATGTAattccatcaccctgaatgacttacaaATCAGAATGAAGAGAAGGAGCCCTGTTGAAAGGCAACGTTGTATCTGATATTATTCTTTCAGTTGTGATCATGCTAACAAGATGGTCTCCTTGCTTGTAATAGGTCCATGGGTTCTGTCCATCCTGGTGATCCAAACTCATCACACACTTCATTctaagcttcccagagactggctgAGAGATCAGCAGCATTAGAaacagaagcaggaggtccataattcatgggCTCAATCCCCTGATGGCTTCTAACAATGAACAAGAGTTGGAAGTTAATTTAGATACTATCAGAAGGTGGAAATGCCAGGCTTTTCTGACTCAATCAGAGACAATCAGAGCCGCATCAAAACTTCTTGCCACAGAACCTGGTCTAAGGATTTTATCCTTTTCTGATGCAAGAGCCTTTCCATGTTGCTTCAATATGACATTTACATCAAAGGCATAGAAATCTCAAGGCCCAGAGGGTCATAATTACAGTGAGAAGCAACTTTTCCTCTTGGGATCCTGAACTTCTTCTGAGCTCCATGTGCAGAGGAGAGGCTGAAGAAAAGCAACTTAGTGAAAAGTTACAGACACACCCTTGGGGGCTCAGTTCTGTTGTGGGTTGTGGTTCTTCCTGTCAGAACAAGTCAAGAAACTGAAGCTGGATTAACAAAGGGGTAGATGATTGCTTTCCAGGTAAGGAAGgactttagattttttttacatAATGTAATAAGTCCATAGAAGTTATAATATAATCAATGGTGCTGGTTTTGGACCTTGCCATAAATGTGATCTCGTCAGGGTAGTCTCCAGCCCACGATCCATTGGCTATATAAAGATTAAGTTTATTCACCATCTTTGCAAGACAGAGGCCAGCAAAATTTGGTTTCTTGTCTTTTGAGAGTCTTGTGAGGGAGGAGTTTGTTTTTATGAGAGCTTCCACTTGTGGATAATGatgatattttatatataatgtataatcaTCTGGTCCCAATCTAGCATTGAAATCTCCCCCCAGTAAGACTGTGCTTTTGGATGGTCCATGTGTAGTTTACTAATGTAATGTTCCAACTCCATCCATACTGCAGTGATTTCAGCTTTTCTTACCAATGGCGGAAGATAAACGTTAATTATTAAGAGCAGGACTGAGTCTATCTTGAGCAGAAGAGCCATGGCCAGGTGTTTTAGTAGGGCAATAAAAGTAGACTCTGCTCTCACATTGGTAGAAATGAAAATACCCAGCCCTCCCTTTCAGTCTTCCTGGGCCTCTACGTGGCCTTGCTTCTAACTTATACAAGTGATAACCATTTAACAGAAGATCATCCCTGGTCCAGGTCTCTTGCGCCAAAATGATATCCTTATCTATCAGAGGGTCAGGATAATTTAAACCTCTAAAATGATACCACCCGGCTACATTCCATGATGGTTTTTTTCTTACACTGGGTCTCTTCTTTTGCAGCTCATCAGGATATTTGATTTATACAGAGGGAATTTGTGAGGTTGTTGCAATGGATTGAGGTGTCATCACACTCTATGTTGGCCTTCTCTAAAAGAGGGGTGGTCCCAACTAAATCCTGTATAGACTCCTGGGGAAAATGTCCAGGGTAAGAGTTTTTAACACCAGCTAACAAGGCTTGCCATTCAGATACTCTCTTCACTAGATGTAGAAGAGGGGGTTGTTAGATCATGCACCATTCTGCTTTGAGTTGATGACACTGATGTGgagtctctctcactctctggtAGTACTGAGAGCACCATTGGGTAATTACATAAGGATGTTATTATCTCCTTTGCTGGGTCCTCTAGTGCCCCCTGGGTGTCTTGGCTTCTGTTTTCCATAAGCTCAAATTCATGCAAAACCCTCCTTCCTGGAGGAGAAGCAAGAAGCACAACCACTGGGGAAACCAAATCTATAAGTGGTTCGTCTGTGTCTACTATGGTCAGTAGAGATTTCCTAAAGTTTTCCAGATTAAGTAATATATTTTCTTGTACTTCCTTTGGGAGAGTGCTGAAAGTGTTATTAAGTCCAGTTTCTGTGATGTTAAGTCCATCATctggagaccca
Coding sequences within:
- the LOC139170722 gene encoding vomeronasal type-2 receptor 26-like, whose product is MDLLLLFLMLLISQPVSGKLRMKCVMSLDHQDGQNPWTYYKQGDHLVSMITTERIISDTTLPFNRAPSLHSDFMFFDGLRYTLQFIFAIQMVNKHSQLLQNFTLGYNIHDNYLNTLSTSDALLDMLSTGEVNVPNYSCGRKENLLAFLDAADREISIQASTLAALFKIPQIRDNFVSEALSDKRQFPFFHHLLPKEGFQYPAIVQLLLHFRWTLIGLFVSDTENGENFMRNFTPMLVRSGICVIISQRFLTTGYTEYLRDSLSKWTQVNVFVHFMEFVSTWDRILPFHLTLMRLPGPIKGKVWILTNFIEYSIKKHRLFKYIHSIWKFGLFGKESPNDSAFDTHFFVENQFEDHYFHCSLSKHIFSVKGRRRCTQKAPLETQEKRNRRRILNDYHHYSIMKTLAQALNDAYSSRSRRRRKEGEKTFGSPKLQPWQFHPFLEKNMFCNFSDFKLYLDQTGQIKADLGIMAFLVLPKEDSKEEIMGTFERQRLFIRQDALAQLKLLNKSLPQSKCVESCHPGFVKRAREGEPACCYDCVPCPEGTFSTQEDAGKCTKCPDDKYPNEDRIQCIPKVVTFLSYEEYLGIILVSVVLLFFLTTGLILILFIKYQETPLVKANNRDLSYILLVSLQLCFLSSSLFIGQPRKATCLLRQTVFSLIFSVAISSLLAKTITVVLAFLATKPGNRANRCLGKSLANSIILSSSAVQIIICSIWLGVSPPFPDSDLHSQPREIILRCNEGAVVMFYVTLSYMGFLAAICFTVAFLARNLPGAFNEAKLITFSMLVFCSVWVTFVPTYLSTKGKYTVAVQVFSILASSAGLLGCIFIPKCYIILLRPDLNTKEQLTTRTNVKT